The Dermacentor silvarum isolate Dsil-2018 chromosome 7, BIME_Dsil_1.4, whole genome shotgun sequence genomic sequence gccttcaACGTGATCGCGTTAAAACGACAGAGGTGGTTCGGGGCCCTttcatatatataaatatataatgtgtgtatgtatgtgaaCTGTCATTGTATCAAGCTTTTCAATGATACATACCGAAACATTATGCGATAACCAGAAAAGCATTCAAGGCTGCTCGAAAAGTGACGAAACCGGGGCAACGCGTAGTGTTCTGCCGCTGGAGTGGAACCGCCGCCGTTATAGCTAGCTGTCTTTGGCTCGTCTTCGTTGTTGGCAGTCGGTGGTCGGACACCAGTATAAAGGTaccgactagagtgtactagataatggtcgagtgggccgaacggcgctctcccgctgaggcgccgcgtgtggaaaaattttgcgagggcgctgcgagcgaactggattggggcggagacgcgctccgcggcatattcaacgcactttcgctgcgggcgccgaggccgattgcgcgtagtacgctcttaaaatagtgctttatttcaactgcaaatttatgtttacaccatcttgccaaacatatatatttgaggcatggattatacaacgcgtcgtcttcagtttcgctgtcgttgtcaagcgcgtcgtctgctagcgagcgcgcgttcgctacgcggacgctggcggcgcccagtttttctcgcagaacgtctttgtagtacatttgtttttatgctttagttgctttggtgcgctcatgactcttcaCGGCGGGTAacaaaggtagtttcagtcaagtgaaccattgtttttaacactgtcttctaaaagcaactggcatctctgcaacatgaagctacgtacgaaaattttgtcattttacgcgcgcttcttgtcggtggatattgatcaggaacaatgatcgaagaaaacaatattaaagtgaaataaaccaggtttattagctgcgtggcgcgaagaatgaccgatgtatttctacgtaattaaatgaaagggtacatggagaatggtacagtgagaactcccgaccgtgcacgtttgcatacgaaacacacgtattagtgaatactgcacataaaactctcattcgcagaaatattattcatagcaggcaattaaaactatatatatatatatatatatatatatatatatatatatatatatatatatatgaaagtgttattgatatgctgtacgacgccgaacagtcgtttccgtacgaatgtaacgcataaccgcactattgcagtctcaaaggtgagagaccgatgcaagtgcggactgttattccgaatgattgtgctgccggagagttgtggctgttgcgggGGCaggagaaaattaacgcaggagtgttaataagtccggctaataagctggccctgctaataagtgtaataagctgtcattcaatataaatggttttggggcagcctgtaaatctgctaacttaaTTCAGgcggaaaacttttttttttgacagtctcaccatctttgcaacccattaaactGCTGCCACACTTATCTCCTTggcgcagcagatctacacatatctgtacgccgtttctctaattgctatTTATGATAGTGCAATAACTGAGCAGCCCAAGCgcagttgagcggacagacatttgggaatggcattacatttatgtatgaaatataggataagcgtaacatgtttttctcggaacagactcgagaataatttatttgtttacacgcctagcaaaaagacgaagaacgcagccacctttTGTGCGTGGCAACCACGCGGGGggcaacgtgcacctaaatagaacgagtgttttccatttgatcgaattccgcgacggattgaacccgcgagctccagtttagcagcgcaacgccgtatatccactataccgggtgttcgaaattaaggtttagaggatttttaaaaatctcctgtggcagttagcacaattctcattgatgagctgggttattcgaagaggcggacattagtagcacgagaatcgaaacacctattcaacttattaacaaaattgattaatgaacttcttagttaattactttacgacacatattgcaatttacaaattgtagccggtgatgttgcaaaacgcatccacttgaaatgaatttccagattgacaccagaatgacaccgaccgcgataaatgaccccgtacccattactccgcattctgttacgcgagtaaggcggaaacttgaatagaatgttgcgctgcagttttttttttttttcaataacaatgcttcccgtaaatctgagtacccgccgcgggggctcagttagctaaggcgttgcgctgctgaggacgagttcgcggaatcgaatcccggccgcggcggccgcatttcgatggaggcgaaatgcaagaagcctgtgtagctctctacaaatttgctatcgcaattgatgcttcgcctttcaggtgaaactgtgacaactttttttctccaacttcgcccccgcatgcggctgccgacgaggcgagcgccatctggatggtgttttcgcAAGGAATTAACCGCGGCAcgccgctgtatgagtggtacaaatgctggaaaagggacttgtgtaagagaattatgttttctcgtttattgaaattacaatccgacgctgtcacaTCTGTAGGTTATGGTTACGTCGTACTTCTTGATTTTTTTGTGACGAATTTCACTTTGAggaattcaattagttcactaacgcctctgcgccacgcggagcgcctgcgtggtcggggttgttggggatgatttttcgggccgcggacgccaacaccgatgccggattttctgcgacacggggccttcaacgttatcgcgttaaaacgacAGAGGTGGTTCGGGGCCCTttcatatatataaatatataatgtgtgtatgtatgtgaaCTGTCATTGTATCAAGCTTTTCAATGATACATACCGAAACATTATGCGATAACCAGAAAAGCATTCAAGGCTGCTCGAAAAGTGACGAAACCGGGGCAACGCGTAGTGTTCTGCCGTTGGAGTGGAACCGCCGCCGTTATAGCTAGCTGTCTTTGGCTCGTCTTCGTTGTTGGCAGTCGGTGGTCGGACACCAGTATAAAGGTACCGACGCAAAAGCCGCTTTTGTCGCAGAAAGCCAAGTGCTCCTTGAGATGCAAGTGCTGTCGCGCGTTGGCTTTGTCGCCTCTGATGGCTTTATGGTGCAGTGCTCGGGTAAGCCAGCCATCCTCTTACACCGCCGCCCTCCTTTCCATATGTTGCAGCTGCATGCGGGAACGGGCAATCACGTTCTACGACGCTGTACAACAAGCATGTGTCGAATCGGCTTTTATGTAAAGCCACTTATGCTACCACTGCAGATGTGTTGGTTAGCTGCTCTGCTCTCCACGCAATTACAAGAGCTAGGTAAATATCTTCGCTGTAACAAATATACGCAGTCAAGCGAACTATTTCTTTAATAAACCGAATAGCTGTCTATAGGAGCGTTCTCCACCCGCTTACACAGACAATAATCGTTGGCGGTTTCTGAGCAATTTCTTTTTCCTTGGGAACAAACTTTCACAAACAGTCCATTCAGCGAACATTAGCAGCCATTCAGCAAGTCCCGCAAGCTATGAGTTTGGGATTGGTGGCACCTCACATACCTTGTTATTTTCGACATTCCCCGGCTTACTTCAGCGTGTGGTGATAGGCGGTGAGGGATCAACAACCACTCAATATTTcctcctgaccccccccccctctcccgcccCACTCTCCCCTCTCCTAACTTCATGGAGAGGACGAGGGATTGCTTTGTTTGCCTTTACGATTAAGATATGTCTGCATTACTGCTTTCCTAATAGACACATCAACAACGGTGCGACGTTTAAACTTAAATGTTATTTGTAGCTATATTTACCAACACCTCTTGTGCAGGTTCTCTGAGAGCCTGCAAACGCTACTGTCGCAGCCCAACTGCAGGAGGAAGATGCAGTTGCCATGTGTGGCCCTTGAAAGAAGCTGCGATCATGGGCATTACAACAACCACACGGTCGGCGACCACAACCTGCACGTCCCGTGCACGAAGTTTGCTGGTTCAAGGTGTCGCTTGCTAAAGCATCGTCGTGACATCAACGCAGTTCTCTTGGATGCTGGCTTGGAGCTGCGCGAAGACAAGCGAAGCAAGAACAACGGTGACGTCTGCATTGCACTCGTTCGAGCGAGCATTTGTGGACGCGTCTTCTTCGGCTCACTAATGGATTTGCGCAAAAGAAAGGCACTGCGTCTGGTTGAGAAACTTCTCTCCGAGCACAGCTGCATCACAGCTGTGGAAATGCACAGCAGCGCGAGGCAACACCTTTCGTTGCTAACAGCGCTGCAACACCATCGCTTTGTGAGAAGGCTTACTTTCTACGGCAGACTTAAAAAACGTGATGTGGCATATGTGGTCGAGGCGACGAATTCTATCTCGCAGGTCGACGAGCTTGCATTCAAGGCGTATAATTTCGAGGCAAATTTGGGAATGAACATGCACATGTCTGGCTACCTACACCTGCTACAAATGCACCATCTCGCGACCCTCGACGTGGCCAACTTGGTAATGCACCCAGAAGAAGCAAGTCAAGTCATCCTGGAATTGACGCTGTCCAGAATTACCGACCTCGCCGTCGGTGAGTCCGTGTACAGATGTGGTGAAAAAGGATCCGGCACGATATTCGCCCGGTACCTCGCCAAGAACGACTGCTCGTTGACAAAACTCACCCTGCAGTCAAACAACCTTCGTGGCAGTGGCAGCGATAACCTTCCTATGACCTTAATCAGTGCTTTGTGTAGGATGACTACGTTGGAGGAACTCAATGCCGACATTATAATGAAAGATGAGAACTTGTAAGTATACTTTGAATCTTATATTCCAACTACATACCCTGTCTTCGAGCGTTTCTTGGCTTTTCCCAAAGTTCAGTTTATGCTAAACATTATTTCCTATGCGAGTGTCCTAGCTCATTTCTAAGAGCGCTGTAAAGCACGTGCGCCTATAATCAAAGTCGCCGTCATGGCAATTTTAGCAATGCTTGTTTTCTGTCAATGCGCACGTTTAGTGAACATAAGTATCGACACCATACTAATCATTCCTTGATGAGAGTGTCACACATTTTCGTTGAAGGCACTCAGTAGATGGGCACGTTCGTGCTTACACAAAAGGTTATCACTGACCAAAGCTTAGACTGGGAACCGGCTTCAAAGTCATCTCCTTAAGGGCTAgaagtacagttttttttttttttcatcctttagTGCACGAAAAAACATCCTCCTTCGTCATGTATGGTTCCAGTACTAAAGGGATCAGCTAGTCTAGCGGTCCCGAATGTTCCCACTTTaaattctgttttctttttttcttactttttccAGGGTGAACGTTCTTTCACTAATACATCCCTTCTACCCGTTTGCAGCATGGCTACCTTCGCCCTCTTCGCCGAAATAGTTGCACGGAACGCCACTCTGCGCCGCCTGAGGCTGCCTTCCACGGACTGCGAATACTGCTCGTTAGACTGGATCCCAGCGGCCCAACCACCGCACCCCGATTCCGCAAAATACATGGAGCCGTGGCTCACCGCTCTGCGCAAGCCGAACTCGGCGCTCGTTGCGCTTTGCGTTCACTTGCGCTGCTTCGCAGAAGCAGAGTGCTGCGCTTTCTTCCACGCCCTCGCAGACAACGACACCCTGAACTTAGTCACAGTCTCTTCCATGGCCCTTGTCGGCAGTGTTCACAACGTCTGTAGAACAATAAGAGAGAGCGGCCTGTCCGATAGAGTTATCATCACCGACCATCACGTGAACCTTGCGGACGTAACAGATTTGCCCCACTGCCCAGAAATCAGTGGCGTAAACATCGAACCGAGCCATTTTCTCTTCGAGGAAGACAACATGGAGCGACTTTGCTCGGCGTTTGAAGTGCTCAGTCACTGCAAACACGTGACGTCACTTGATGTTGGGTGCTACTGTTTCGATCGCACGGCTTTCTCCGCCTTGACAACGTGTATTCGAGGCCATCCTGCGCTCACGGACGTTGCGATAAACCTGGATTATTATTGGACCCAAATGACAGAAGAGGAGTACACGGATGTTGAAACCGAATTGTTCTCGGCGCTGGCATCCAACCCAAATCTCGTCAAAATCAGCGTCGTGGGAGCGATCTTGTCCGCCGACAACTTTAACCTCCTCTCGGATGGTTTTCGCAGCAGTCGGAGCCTTATCAAATTTCGCCTGACTCCAAGCTGTATTACTGGTGCGATGCACGATGACGAGTGTTCCTGGCATCTGGTCCTGCGGTGGAATGAAGCAAGCAACTCCATGAACACCGGGGTAGCTGGTATGCAGGTACCGTACAATGCTCCCGGTTTCGTTCCCTTCTGCGAACAAAGAACAAATATTTAGCTTAGCGTAGACAGTACGTAAACCACGAAGGTGATAGCCGCATTCATGATTCCCACTTCTTATAAAGCTCTGTCAAAAGATGATGCTTACATAAATCAGAATCCTTTCAGCGAATTCTATACAACTGCCTAGAAGATAACTCAGAAAAATGAAAGGGCTTGTTGATAGCTAACTGCAACTATTACGAAACTAAGCATGGGGATACTAAGACGAATCGACCGTACAAGTGATATTTAAGCGACGACGACAAGCGACCGCAGCGAGTTTCAACCTTAGCTGTCCGGAGTGCCAGCATTCACCATCACTTGCCCTGTCGTCGGTTGTTGTTGCTCAATAAAATTTCGCTTACTGCCCGGCGGTCAACTCGGTATAGCTTCCGCCGGCTATCGTGATTGCATAACATGTCAGTGTCAGGCTGCCAGCTTCAATTGTAATATTCGCCCAGGTTACTCACTCTCAGGCGACATCATGTGGTAGAATCGGCCATCGCTTAGTCTCATCTCACGCGGAGAAAAGCGGAGCGTGTTCATATTTGTGAATTTTTCTCTTGGCAATATAACCACAGTCGCGAATCTCTGTACATGCAGGAATGCACCACAAGGAACGATTCCCTCGTTCGGGCGGCCATTCATTTTGTCCTCGGCGAGCGAGACGATGTCAAGGGCGCTCGAGCCATCGAACTGGTACACGACCACCCGAGAGTCCTCGAACGAATCTGGAAGCGTGCTGCTGTAACCAAGACCGAAGCCACGAAGATGATCGCAAGCGCCCTCTGGCGCGTCCGCTACTGCAACGTCCACGAATTCATGAGACTGGCCGGAGTCGTGAAGAATAATGTGCAGTGTCTGGACAAACCCACAGTCGAGCTGCAGCTTCTCGACATCAACGATTATTGCTGGCTGCGCATCCGAAGCTTCTTAAAGATAGATGACGTTGTGGAAGTTTGAGGACGTCTGGGTGAGAGAAAGTTCGCGCGGCTTTTTTTCATCTGCTGTGTCAGGCAAAGCTCGCTTATTACATTATGGCGGAATGTACGAATGGAATATATGCTTGAAAATGTCGCTTCCAATTCAACTTCAGCATGTTTCGAGGCTTGCTGTACGGGAGTGACTGATTATTCTTTCAGGTGATATCTAAAGTTGAGCGAGTATAAGCTTTCTAAGTCATCTAAGTTATTGCATCCAATATGGCCGACCTTCCCACTTGTAGTAACGATGAAGGCGAAAAATTCTCGTTTCGAAAGCTTGGATACTTCGAGGAACATGAATCGGCAGGGTTGGGGGCACTAGTGAGCGCGCTGTGGCCTTCTTTATAGTTCTAGCCCGAGGTCCAACACCTTTAAGCATGTTGCTAATTCTAGCAAAATGCTTAAAGAGGCCCACTTGTGGATTTTTAATCTAGTCTATTCGCGGGTGTATTCTTTTTAGCCACCAAACGGcactacgtgctgacgcgcgttccgagggaccttAATAAAGGTTTCTCATATCAAACCAAATGGCATCGGGAGATGGGTTCTACCGGAACCTTTGTCTCCCGTATGTTCATTCACGAACTTAGCTAACGTCACTTTGGCTTGTTACCAGCCCAGATAATCGCATATTGGTTATATCGTTTCTACCAATCTCTGTAAACTACGTTTTTAGGCGAATGCGCACAAGCTTTCCCTTCGAGTGTCGAATAACTGCAGAATAACTGTGCTTCTCGCAATTTGCATAAACAGTATAGGCCCGGGTCTACACACAAACTTGAATACTGTACTATGTGCTCAAAGTATATTGAAGAAAGCACTTGGGCTAACCTCTCATAATTTTTCATGAACCGAGCCTTCAGATGAGAAAAGGAAATCACTtggctttttttttatctgcctGATGACAATTTGCAACTGATAAAGCCGTCATTACTAGCACCATTAAAAACGGCATATCGGTAACCACCGCCGAAGCTCTTTGACGCGTTATATTTCTTTCATTGAAACATGTAGGTTTTTCGCGTTTTCCGTCTGCAACACGTGAACTGAACGACCCTTTATGGAAAGTTTCTGCGCAATCACCGTTTTCTTGCGTTATCGTTGTTCGTCGCTCTTCTTGCTTTCTTTGTCACTGTTTATatttaagttcttttttttttcaactgatTGCTCTGGAATGTAAGCAAACTGATCAATAAAAGCAGAAGCGAAAATTTTATAAGATAATCATATTCCTACGTGTGAGGAGACACGACTCGAGTTGCAATGAATTGGGCTGCATTTTATTTTCTGGCAATTAGACCGCCGGCTGTATGAGTGTATACAACCAAGTCACTGTTTCTGTCTTTCCAATCTTATTGCGTTTGTTTTCGCTGACTTTAGTT encodes the following:
- the LOC125947124 gene encoding uncharacterized protein LOC125947124; protein product: MLQKSVIHRKRNHSPDSSRPDWFSESLQTLLSQPNCRRKMQLPCVALERSCDHGHYNNHTVGDHNLHVPCTKFAGSRCRLLKHRRDINAVLLDAGLELREDKRSKNNGDVCIALVRASICGRVFFGSLMDLRKRKALRLVEKLLSEHSCITAVEMHSSARQHLSLLTALQHHRFVRRLTFYGRLKKRDVAYVVEATNSISQVDELAFKAYNFEANLGMNMHMSGYLHLLQMHHLATLDVANLVMHPEEASQVILELTLSRITDLAVGESVYRCGEKGSGTIFARYLAKNDCSLTKLTLQSNNLRGSGSDNLPMTLISALCRMTTLEELNADIIMKDENFMATFALFAEIVARNATLRRLRLPSTDCEYCSLDWIPAAQPPHPDSAKYMEPWLTALRKPNSALVALCVHLRCFAEAECCAFFHALADNDTLNLVTVSSMALVGSVHNVCRTIRESGLSDRVIITDHHVNLADVTDLPHCPEISGVNIEPSHFLFEEDNMERLCSAFEVLSHCKHVTSLDVGCYCFDRTAFSALTTCIRGHPALTDVAINLDYYWTQMTEEEYTDVETELFSALASNPNLVKISVVGAILSADNFNLLSDGFRSSRSLIKFRLTPSCITGAMHDDECSWHLVLRWNEASNSMNTGVAGMQECTTRNDSLVRAAIHFVLGERDDVKGARAIELVHDHPRVLERIWKRAAVTKTEATKMIASALWRVRYCNVHEFMRLAGVVKNNVQCLDKPTVELQLLDINDYCWLRIRSFLKIDDVVEV